The following proteins are encoded in a genomic region of Xanthomonas citri pv. mangiferaeindicae:
- a CDS encoding arylesterase, with the protein MLACLLALPVLAQAQATTASPSADPPSKTLLVMGDSLSAGYGMSAAQGWVGLLAQRLQHEAPDWRVVNASISGETTAGGASRIVQAVVRERPQVVVIALGANDGLRGLPLAEARRNLARMIGASQHVGARVLLVGMRMPPNLGPDYTRGFEANYRLLADTFDVALLPFLLEPVADDRANFQDDNLHPTAEAQTKILDHVWPALRPLLAP; encoded by the coding sequence ATGCTGGCGTGTCTGCTGGCCCTGCCCGTTCTAGCACAGGCCCAGGCCACCACGGCCAGCCCGTCCGCCGATCCGCCGTCCAAGACGCTGCTGGTCATGGGTGATTCACTGTCGGCGGGCTACGGCATGTCCGCCGCGCAAGGCTGGGTCGGTTTGCTCGCACAGCGGCTGCAGCACGAGGCGCCGGACTGGCGGGTGGTCAATGCGAGCATCTCCGGCGAGACCACCGCCGGCGGTGCCTCGCGGATCGTGCAGGCGGTCGTGCGCGAGCGCCCGCAGGTGGTGGTCATCGCGCTGGGGGCCAACGACGGGCTACGCGGGCTGCCGCTGGCCGAGGCCCGGCGCAATCTGGCCCGGATGATCGGCGCCTCGCAACACGTCGGCGCGCGCGTGCTGCTGGTGGGCATGCGCATGCCGCCGAATCTCGGCCCGGACTACACCCGCGGCTTCGAGGCCAACTACCGGCTGCTCGCCGACACGTTCGACGTCGCACTGCTGCCGTTCCTGCTCGAACCGGTCGCCGACGACCGCGCCAACTTCCAGGACGACAACCTGCATCCCACCGCCGAGGCGCAGACCAAGATCCTCGATCACGTCTGGCCGGCCCTGCGCCCGCTGCTCGCGCCCTAG
- a CDS encoding peptidoglycan-binding protein — MTPFRARPVRWMTACLGLLLSCASAIAQDQAQAEAEVALTPESVNAAAADAGDAAMLRAQVLLDRAQFSPGEIDAQGGTNTTRAIAAFQRFHGLEASGTLDARTWQALTTDAVPALTTHTLTADEVAGPFVALPDDMMEKAKREALGFESLAEALGERFHAAPALLRRLNPGARFEAGTRIVFPNTADAPALAKPERVVVSKSDSVLRLVDGAGKVYAQFPASTGSEHDPLPIGEWKVEGVAEDPTFHYNPDLFWDADPGHAKATLPPGPNNPVGTVWIDLSKPHYGIHGTPEPASIGKTQSHGCIRMTNWSARRVAGVVGPGTVVLLEE; from the coding sequence ATGACGCCATTCCGAGCCCGTCCCGTCCGCTGGATGACGGCCTGCCTGGGGCTGCTGCTGAGCTGCGCGTCGGCGATCGCCCAGGACCAAGCGCAGGCGGAGGCCGAGGTCGCACTGACGCCCGAGTCGGTCAATGCGGCGGCAGCCGACGCCGGCGACGCGGCGATGCTGCGCGCACAGGTGCTGCTCGACCGTGCGCAGTTCTCGCCGGGCGAGATCGACGCGCAGGGCGGGACCAACACCACGCGCGCGATTGCCGCCTTCCAGCGCTTCCACGGCCTGGAGGCGAGCGGCACGCTGGATGCGCGCACCTGGCAGGCGCTGACCACCGATGCCGTGCCGGCATTGACGACGCACACGCTGACCGCCGACGAGGTCGCCGGTCCCTTCGTCGCGTTGCCCGATGACATGATGGAAAAGGCCAAGCGCGAGGCGCTGGGCTTCGAGAGCCTGGCCGAAGCGCTGGGCGAGCGGTTCCATGCCGCGCCCGCGCTGCTGCGCCGGCTCAACCCCGGGGCCCGCTTCGAGGCCGGCACGCGCATCGTGTTCCCGAACACGGCCGATGCCCCCGCATTGGCGAAGCCCGAGCGGGTGGTGGTCAGCAAGTCCGATTCGGTGTTGCGGTTGGTCGATGGCGCCGGCAAGGTCTACGCGCAGTTCCCGGCGTCCACCGGCAGCGAACATGATCCGCTGCCCATCGGCGAGTGGAAGGTCGAGGGTGTGGCCGAGGACCCGACGTTCCATTACAACCCGGACCTGTTCTGGGACGCCGACCCCGGACATGCCAAGGCCACGCTGCCGCCGGGGCCCAACAATCCGGTCGGCACCGTCTGGATCGACCTGTCCAAGCCGCACTACGGCATCCACGGCACACCAGAACCGGCGAGCATCGGCAAGACCCAGTCGCACGGTTGCATTCGGATGACCAACTGGAGCGCGCGCCGGGTGGCGGGCGTCGTCGGGCCGGGCACCGTCGTGCTGCTGGAGGAGTAG
- a CDS encoding stomatin/prohibitin-family membrane protease subunit — MFWTRRVVIGDGERGLVYRNRQFERILAPGVHRMFDPFHRVEVRTYDISAPLYAGHDADTLIARLGEQLDEVFVHADIGAEEVGLVFRHGKLEDVLAPGARRLYWRGLVDIAVERVSLADGLAVRPDVLRRLRQLGVLSKVAVVVDVPAEAVGLVFIDGSLLGTLGPGAYAFWNFQKNVVAEVVDLRVQPVEVSGQELLTRDRVSLRVNLAASVRVTDPVVARTKVAKSGDHLYRELQYGLRKVVAARTLDELLGDKASLDADIFAYVRGQVAGLGVEVLGVGVKDVILPGEMKTILNEVVQAEKAAQANVIRRREEANATRSLLNTAKLIEDSPVLMRLKELEALEKVTEKIDTLTVFGGLDGVLKQLVTLK, encoded by the coding sequence ATGTTCTGGACCAGGCGGGTCGTGATCGGAGACGGCGAGCGCGGCCTGGTGTATCGCAACCGTCAGTTCGAGCGCATCCTCGCGCCCGGCGTGCATCGCATGTTCGACCCGTTTCACCGGGTCGAGGTGCGCACCTACGACATTTCCGCACCGCTCTATGCTGGCCACGATGCCGACACGCTGATCGCGCGCCTCGGCGAACAGCTGGACGAGGTGTTCGTGCACGCCGACATCGGCGCCGAGGAAGTGGGCCTCGTGTTCCGGCACGGCAAGCTCGAGGACGTGCTGGCGCCCGGCGCGCGCAGGCTGTACTGGCGCGGACTGGTCGATATCGCCGTCGAGCGCGTATCGCTCGCCGACGGCCTCGCCGTGCGCCCGGACGTGCTGCGTCGCCTGCGTCAGCTCGGCGTGCTGTCGAAGGTCGCCGTGGTCGTCGACGTACCGGCGGAAGCGGTCGGCCTGGTCTTCATCGACGGTTCGTTGCTGGGAACGCTCGGCCCCGGCGCCTACGCGTTCTGGAACTTCCAGAAAAACGTGGTCGCCGAGGTGGTAGACCTCCGCGTACAGCCGGTCGAGGTGTCGGGCCAGGAGCTGCTGACCCGCGACCGCGTGTCGCTGCGGGTGAACCTCGCGGCCAGCGTACGCGTGACCGACCCGGTCGTCGCACGGACCAAGGTCGCGAAGTCCGGCGATCACCTGTACCGCGAGCTGCAGTACGGCCTGCGCAAAGTGGTCGCCGCGCGCACCCTCGACGAACTGCTGGGCGACAAGGCCTCGCTGGACGCGGACATCTTCGCGTATGTGCGCGGCCAGGTGGCCGGCCTGGGCGTCGAAGTGCTCGGCGTCGGCGTCAAGGACGTGATCCTGCCCGGCGAGATGAAAACGATCCTCAACGAGGTGGTGCAGGCGGAGAAGGCGGCCCAGGCCAACGTGATCCGCAGGCGCGAGGAAGCCAACGCCACGCGTTCGCTGCTCAACACCGCGAAGCTGATCGAGGACTCGCCGGTGCTGATGCGTCTCAAGGAACTGGAGGCGCTGGAAAAGGTGACCGAGAAGATCGACACGCTCACCGTGTTCGGCGGCCTGGACGGCGTGCTGAAGCAACTGGTGACATTGAAGTAG
- a CDS encoding RNA-splicing ligase RtcB yields MSPPSQFEFLHAEGSATPIKGWVRGVPLDDQAHAQLRNIAAIPFVGPCVAVMPDVHLGKGATVGSVIPTRGAIIPAAVGVDIGCGMAAVRTTLRAKDLPDSLAQIRSGIERAVPVGNGRGGEHRKLPDSIGTRVAQSGLVERLDVIKQKHRGIRTDKLDCQIGTLGGGNHFIELCLDESDAVWVMLHSGSRGTGNLIGTYFIEQARKQLEHRVLGFHLPDRDLAFFMEGEPLFEDYVEAVSWAQDYARENREAMMARVLAELRHRLPKFQLETLAVNCHHNYVQKESHAGQEVYVTRKGAVSARTGELGIIPGSMGAKSFIVRGLGNGDSFHSCSHGAGRVMSRTAARQQITLAQHREATAHVECRKDAAVIDESPAAYKDIEAVMAAQSDLVEIVHTLRQVVCVKG; encoded by the coding sequence ATGAGTCCCCCATCGCAATTCGAATTCCTGCATGCCGAAGGCAGCGCCACGCCGATCAAGGGCTGGGTGCGCGGTGTGCCGCTGGATGACCAGGCCCACGCGCAGCTGCGCAACATCGCCGCGATCCCGTTCGTCGGGCCGTGCGTGGCGGTGATGCCGGACGTGCATCTGGGCAAGGGCGCGACCGTTGGTTCGGTGATCCCGACCCGCGGCGCGATCATTCCGGCCGCGGTCGGCGTGGATATCGGCTGCGGCATGGCCGCGGTGCGCACCACGCTGCGCGCGAAGGACCTGCCCGACAGCTTGGCCCAGATCCGCTCGGGCATCGAGCGCGCGGTGCCGGTCGGCAACGGCCGCGGCGGCGAACACCGGAAGCTGCCCGACAGTATTGGCACGCGCGTCGCGCAGTCCGGCTTGGTCGAGCGCCTGGACGTGATCAAGCAGAAGCATCGCGGGATCCGTACCGACAAGCTGGACTGCCAGATCGGCACGCTCGGCGGCGGCAATCACTTCATCGAGCTGTGTCTCGACGAATCCGATGCCGTGTGGGTGATGCTGCATTCGGGCTCGCGCGGGACCGGCAACCTGATCGGCACCTACTTCATCGAGCAGGCACGCAAACAGCTCGAACACCGCGTGCTGGGCTTCCATCTGCCCGACCGCGACCTCGCGTTCTTCATGGAGGGCGAGCCGCTGTTCGAGGACTACGTGGAGGCGGTGTCGTGGGCGCAGGACTACGCCCGCGAGAACCGCGAGGCGATGATGGCGCGGGTCCTGGCCGAGCTGCGCCACCGGCTGCCGAAGTTCCAGCTCGAGACGCTGGCGGTGAACTGCCACCACAACTACGTGCAGAAGGAATCGCACGCGGGGCAGGAGGTGTACGTAACCCGCAAGGGCGCGGTGAGCGCGCGGACCGGCGAACTCGGGATCATCCCGGGCAGCATGGGCGCGAAGAGCTTCATCGTGCGTGGGCTGGGCAACGGCGACAGCTTCCACAGCTGCAGCCACGGCGCCGGCCGTGTGATGAGCCGCACGGCCGCTCGGCAGCAGATCACGCTGGCGCAGCACCGCGAGGCGACCGCGCACGTCGAATGCCGCAAGGACGCGGCGGTCATCGACGAAAGTCCCGCCGCCTACAAGGACATCGAAGCAGTCATGGCGGCGCAGTCGGACCTGGTGGAGATCGTACACACCCTGCGCCAGGTGGTGTGCGTGAAGGGCTGA